A window from Sphingobium sp. EM0848 encodes these proteins:
- the prfA gene encoding peptide chain release factor 1, whose product MHISAERIAQIEARRDEVQASMTRADLAPEEFVRLSKEYAEIEPVAKAAHEVRRLRQELSALEYMAGGEDADADPAMREMAQEEMQLLKGKLPDAERALALQLLPKDAADARPAMLEIRAGTGGDEAALFAGDLFRMYQRYADAQGWKMELMSSNASEVGGFKEVVASVTGTGVFAKLKFESGVHRVQRVPVTESGGRIHTSAATVAVLPEPEEVDVQIADSDLKIDIYRASGAGGQHVNTTDSAVRITHLPSGIVVTQQDERSQHKNKAKAMQVLRARIYEVERERAQSEQAGARKAMVGSGDRSERIRTYNFPQGRVTDHRINLTLHRLPEILEGPGLSEVIDALVAEDEAARLAQLDGVG is encoded by the coding sequence ATGCACATCTCCGCCGAACGCATCGCGCAGATCGAGGCGCGCCGGGACGAGGTGCAGGCGTCGATGACGCGCGCCGACCTCGCGCCGGAAGAGTTTGTGCGGCTGTCCAAGGAATATGCCGAGATCGAGCCGGTGGCCAAGGCCGCCCATGAAGTGCGCCGTCTCCGCCAGGAACTCAGCGCGCTCGAATATATGGCGGGCGGCGAGGATGCGGATGCCGATCCCGCGATGCGCGAAATGGCGCAGGAGGAAATGCAGCTCCTCAAGGGCAAGCTTCCCGATGCCGAACGGGCGCTGGCGCTTCAGTTGTTGCCCAAGGATGCGGCCGATGCGCGCCCCGCCATGCTGGAAATCCGTGCGGGCACGGGCGGCGACGAAGCAGCGCTCTTCGCGGGCGACCTGTTCCGCATGTATCAGCGCTATGCCGATGCGCAGGGCTGGAAGATGGAACTGATGTCCTCCAACGCCTCCGAAGTCGGTGGCTTCAAGGAAGTGGTCGCCAGCGTCACCGGCACTGGCGTCTTCGCGAAACTCAAATTCGAAAGCGGCGTCCATCGCGTCCAGCGCGTCCCCGTCACCGAAAGCGGCGGGCGCATCCACACCTCCGCCGCCACGGTCGCGGTGCTGCCGGAACCGGAGGAGGTCGACGTCCAGATCGCCGACAGCGACCTCAAGATCGACATCTACCGTGCCTCGGGTGCGGGCGGGCAGCACGTCAACACCACCGATTCCGCCGTGCGCATCACCCATTTGCCATCGGGCATCGTGGTGACGCAGCAGGACGAGCGCTCGCAGCACAAGAACAAGGCCAAGGCGATGCAGGTGCTGCGCGCCCGCATCTACGAAGTGGAACGCGAACGCGCCCAGAGCGAGCAGGCTGGCGCGCGCAAGGCGATGGTCGGCTCGGGCGACCGTTCCGAACGCATCCGCACCTATAATTTCCCGCAGGGGCGCGTCACCGATCACCGCATCAACCTGACTCTGCACCGTCTGCCCGAAATCCTCGAAGGGCCGGGCCTGTCCGAAGTCATCGACGCGCTGGTGGCGGAGGACGAGGCTGCTCGCCTCGCCCAACTGGACGGCGTCGGGTGA
- a CDS encoding M61 family metallopeptidase, with protein sequence MIRSLAAALFLSTAIATPLIAQDAIRSKPTALPVDNAAPTPKDVPYPGGTIRLEVDATDTVQRIFRVKETIPVASSGPMTLLMPQWLPGNHAPRGQIEKLTGLTFTADGKPLAWKRDPLNVYGFVIDVPQGTKQVVASFQFLSATQPNQGRVIVTPKMLNIQWESVSLYPAGYYTRQIPVQATVTYPDGWQAATALRGKATGSTVAYDVIDYEALQDSPVFAGRYFKPVDLGHNVTLNIVADDADELNATPEQIAHHKKLVDEAGALFGTYHFNHYDFLFAITDEMGGIGLEHHRSSENQVEPGYFKKWGDGDALLDRNLLPHEFTHSWDGKFRRPDLLWTPDFNVPMQDNLLWVYEGQTQFWGYVLGARSGLFTKQETLDAYAHIAAKLDTTRGREWRPMEDTTHDPIISARRPKGWSSWQRSEDYYNEGLMIWLEADAIIRQQTKGAKGLDDFAQAFFGINPGDWGQVVYNRGDVIKTLNAVAPYDWTGFFQKYVDSTTRETPKGGFTLGGYKLVYGDTPGAITKAAEGSGKFTDQSFGIGMIVKNDGEISNVVWDSPAFKAGLAIGSKIVAINGDEYSSDVFKAAIKSGKPMQIILKQDKYYRTLTLAYSGGLRYPRLEKMGEGEGSLDRLLKPKT encoded by the coding sequence ATGATCCGCAGCCTTGCTGCCGCCCTTTTCCTTTCCACGGCGATTGCCACGCCGCTGATCGCGCAGGATGCGATCCGGTCGAAGCCCACCGCACTGCCGGTCGACAATGCCGCGCCGACGCCCAAGGACGTCCCCTACCCCGGCGGCACGATCAGGCTGGAGGTCGACGCCACCGACACGGTGCAGCGCATCTTCCGCGTCAAGGAAACCATCCCCGTCGCCTCCAGCGGCCCGATGACCCTACTCATGCCGCAATGGCTGCCGGGCAATCATGCGCCGCGCGGGCAGATCGAGAAGCTCACCGGCCTCACCTTCACCGCCGACGGCAAGCCGCTGGCCTGGAAGCGCGATCCGCTCAACGTCTATGGCTTTGTGATCGATGTGCCGCAGGGAACGAAACAGGTCGTGGCAAGCTTCCAGTTCCTCTCCGCCACCCAGCCCAATCAGGGCCGCGTCATCGTCACGCCCAAGATGCTGAACATCCAGTGGGAGTCAGTGTCGCTCTATCCGGCAGGCTATTATACCCGCCAGATTCCGGTTCAGGCGACCGTCACCTATCCCGACGGCTGGCAGGCCGCGACCGCGCTACGCGGCAAGGCGACGGGATCGACCGTCGCCTATGACGTGATCGATTATGAGGCCTTGCAGGATTCCCCGGTCTTTGCAGGCCGTTATTTCAAGCCGGTCGACCTTGGCCATAATGTGACGCTCAACATCGTCGCCGACGACGCCGATGAGCTGAATGCCACGCCAGAGCAGATCGCCCACCACAAAAAGCTGGTCGATGAAGCGGGCGCGCTGTTCGGCACCTATCATTTCAACCATTATGACTTCCTCTTCGCGATCACCGACGAGATGGGCGGCATCGGCCTCGAACATCACCGCTCTTCCGAAAATCAGGTCGAGCCGGGCTATTTCAAGAAATGGGGCGATGGCGACGCGCTGCTGGACCGCAACCTGCTGCCGCATGAGTTCACCCATAGCTGGGACGGCAAATTCCGCCGCCCCGACCTGCTGTGGACGCCCGATTTCAACGTGCCGATGCAGGATAACCTGCTGTGGGTCTATGAAGGGCAGACGCAATTCTGGGGCTATGTGCTGGGCGCGCGTTCCGGCCTGTTCACCAAGCAGGAGACGCTGGACGCCTATGCCCATATCGCCGCCAAGCTCGACACCACGCGCGGCCGCGAATGGCGCCCGATGGAGGACACCACCCACGACCCGATCATCTCCGCCCGCCGCCCCAAGGGCTGGTCGAGCTGGCAGCGGTCGGAGGATTATTATAACGAAGGCCTGATGATCTGGCTGGAGGCGGACGCCATCATCCGCCAGCAGACCAAGGGCGCCAAGGGCCTCGACGATTTCGCCCAGGCCTTTTTCGGGATCAATCCGGGTGACTGGGGCCAGGTCGTCTATAATCGCGGCGACGTGATCAAGACGCTGAACGCGGTCGCGCCCTATGACTGGACGGGCTTCTTCCAGAAATATGTCGACAGCACGACCAGGGAAACGCCCAAGGGCGGCTTCACGCTGGGCGGCTACAAGCTGGTCTATGGCGATACGCCCGGCGCCATCACCAAGGCGGCGGAAGGATCGGGCAAGTTCACCGACCAGAGCTTCGGCATCGGCATGATCGTCAAGAATGACGGCGAGATCAGCAACGTCGTCTGGGACAGCCCGGCCTTCAAGGCGGGGCTTGCCATCGGTTCCAAGATCGTTGCGATCAATGGCGACGAATATTCGAGCGATGTGTTCAAGGCCGCGATCAAGTCGGGCAAGCCGATGCAGATCATCCTGAAACAGGATAAATACTATCGCACTTTGACCCTCGCTTATTCTGGCGGCCTGCGCTATCCGCGCCTCGAAAAAATGGGAGAGGGTGAAGGCAGCCTGGACCGGCTGCTGAAACCGAAAACATAA
- the hisS gene encoding histidine--tRNA ligase codes for MAKIETPRPVRGTQDMLGGTNEAFQERFAHVVATFDRVRKLYGFQRVEVPVFESTAVFARSLGESTDVVSKEMYTFEDRGGDSITLRPEFTAGISRAYITEGWQQYAPLKVATHGPLFRYERPQKGRFRQFHQLDAEIIGAGEPGADVELLVFADQLLRELGVSEGVTLNLNTLGDTESREAWRAALIAHFEAHRDELSEESIDRLHRNPLRILDSKDPRDRPVADSAPDIDAYLTDEARGFFEKVTAGLDAAGVAWERNARLVRGLDYYRHTAFEFITDRLGAQGTVLGGGRYDGLIENLGGPSTPAVGWAAGIERLAMLVDRPEIAPPTVAVIPMGEAAEVKATGIVADLRRAGVACDMGYRGNMKKRMQRANASGAAWAVILGDDELTRGEAAVRNLGTGEQEAVALDALVEKLSAL; via the coding sequence ATGGCGAAAATTGAAACGCCGCGTCCGGTACGCGGCACGCAGGACATGCTGGGCGGCACGAACGAAGCGTTCCAGGAACGTTTCGCACATGTGGTCGCGACCTTTGACCGGGTGCGGAAACTTTATGGATTCCAGCGGGTTGAAGTGCCCGTCTTTGAATCCACGGCGGTGTTTGCCCGATCGCTGGGTGAAAGCACCGACGTCGTTTCGAAGGAAATGTACACGTTCGAGGATCGCGGCGGCGACAGCATCACCCTGCGCCCTGAATTCACGGCCGGCATTTCGCGCGCCTATATCACGGAAGGCTGGCAGCAATATGCGCCGCTGAAAGTGGCGACCCATGGCCCGCTGTTCCGCTATGAGCGCCCGCAAAAGGGCCGCTTCCGCCAGTTCCACCAGCTCGACGCCGAGATCATCGGCGCGGGCGAGCCGGGAGCGGATGTGGAATTGCTGGTTTTCGCGGATCAGCTGCTGCGTGAACTCGGCGTGTCGGAAGGCGTGACGCTGAACCTCAATACGCTGGGCGATACTGAAAGCCGCGAAGCCTGGCGGGCTGCGCTGATCGCCCATTTCGAGGCGCATCGCGATGAATTGTCGGAAGAGAGTATCGACCGTCTGCACCGCAATCCGCTGCGCATCCTTGACAGCAAAGACCCGCGCGATCGCCCGGTGGCGGACAGCGCGCCGGATATCGACGCCTATCTGACCGACGAAGCGCGCGGTTTCTTCGAGAAAGTGACGGCGGGCCTCGACGCGGCGGGCGTGGCGTGGGAGCGCAATGCCCGTCTGGTGCGCGGCCTCGATTATTATCGCCACACGGCGTTCGAGTTCATCACCGATCGCCTCGGTGCGCAGGGCACGGTGCTGGGCGGCGGGCGCTATGACGGGCTGATCGAGAATCTGGGTGGTCCTTCGACCCCGGCGGTCGGCTGGGCGGCGGGGATTGAGCGGTTGGCGATGCTGGTGGATAGGCCGGAGATTGCTCCTCCGACTGTGGCCGTCATTCCCATGGGCGAAGCGGCAGAGGTGAAGGCTACCGGCATCGTTGCCGATCTGCGCCGGGCTGGCGTCGCGTGCGACATGGGCTATCGCGGCAATATGAAGAAGCGGATGCAGCGGGCCAATGCCTCGGGCGCGGCCTGGGCGGTGATCCTGGGCGACGACGAACTGACACGGGGGGAGGCGGCTGTCCGCAATCTCGGCACCGGGGAGCAGGAAGCCGTTGCACTGGATGCGCTGGTCGAGAAGCTGTCGGCCCTTTGA